In Mytilus trossulus isolate FHL-02 chromosome 10, PNRI_Mtr1.1.1.hap1, whole genome shotgun sequence, the DNA window TAACAACTATCCAATTTAAGAAAGCGCACAAGGAATCAAGCTTCTTGAAGTGTTATAAAATGTTAACCATGATATAAAGAAGAATGTTTCCCTGGTATAAATCAATCATAACATGGCATTTTATCCTGATAAATTTATATAACAACATCTTATTTTAAACAGAACGTTACCATAATTTAGCATgcaatgataaaacacattgcatttgtacaaaaaaaactttgaatgaCTGACGTTATTAGTGACAGAATAGTGTTTTTACagcttttaaaactttgatgaacaaatataataaaggGTTATTGCTTTAATGCTTTTAACATACATCATCGTGATTATATGTCTtacattgtaataaaataaaaacaaagaaatattgattttacacaaaaatggaaaaaacaaatacttcccaaaaaattaaacacatcaaGACAATGTTTTTCTTGTCTCAAGTGctcatttgaaataagaaaacgTTAGTATGTTATCAGTGAGTATTTAtagttagttatcaaaggtaccaggattataatttagtacgtcagacgcgcgtttcgagTATTTATGTCAGTTTAAGTTTCATTTTCTATGACATAGACTTATATCATAGACATATTGTCATCAATGCATGATTACTTTCAATGTAGGTAAACTAGGAACTGGTTCATTATACAATGTTTTATGAGGAATTAAAAGATCTTCGGGAAAAATATGAAGCTTTATCTTTACGCTCAGGAGATGGTGGTCAAAGCACAAACCAAAACATTGTTCCAGGATACCAACAACTTCAGAAGCAGCGATCAGAAATTCTACCTAGTGGACAAAGCCAAACATTTACAAGTCAGGTTTCAGACAACGACGAACAGCAAGGGCTAGTTGTTAGATCCGACTTAGGAAGCAATCTTTCAAACACAGAAGAGGATTTATATGAAATTGCTAAACGAGTACACGAACAACAAAAAAGAAGGTATCTATTTACGGATTTATCAGATTCAAATAACAATGAATGTTTTGAACGAAAgcacaaaagacaaaattctGCACAATACAGAACTTACAGTAACGAAGAAGTAAGATGCAAATCATATCAAGGATGGAAATCTGAATGTAACCGGCCTACCATGCACTTTGCAAAGTCTGGGTTCTTTTACAGAGGTGAGATGTTCATATAAACTTTGTTCAGATTCATTTTCTTGTctagaaaaaagacaaaatgtaTTCACTTATTATCGTAACACCTAATTATTGCTAGGTACTTGTCTTCTCTCCAATGCATATGTCTGAACCAATCAATCAGTTTTTGTAACTGATATGGAGTTTGGATatttagtaaatataaaaagaagatgtggtatgcttgccaatgagacaactgtctacaagagaccaaaatgacacagaaattaacaactataggtcaccgtacggccttcaacaattgtcatagcccataccgtataatcagctataaaaggccccaatatgacaatgtaaaacaaatcaaacgagaaaacaaacggcattatttataaaaaaataaaataaaatatgaagcaaataaacaaacaacaaccactgaattacaggctcctgacttgggacagacacatacataaataatgtgacggggttaaacatcttagcgggatcccaaccctcccctaacatgggacagggttataacagtacaacataagaacgaactataaaaatcagtcgaaagaggcttaactcatcagatggacaaacatacaagtggacgtggccgagAACTTGTTCATCCTGACAAgaaaaagacactaggaacagatctgaaagtactcgcagttatctgacagctagttcaatgCCACtcacaacaaattaaaaaaaatcatgcatctaaaaCTAAATGCATTAGGTATGCCACGTATCAACTATTCATATTGAAACGTAACATATACAGCAAtgagttttaataaatattatttccttGACAAAAACGGATTTTTTTCTTGTAGCAATAGGCATCTATCGCTTTATGCCCAACTTACAtaagtataataaaataatgtgcaGGACCTATCAAATGTTCAGCGACAATTCGTTCTTATTACACCTATTATCTATGAACCTGGAAACCTTGTTGGCTTTGCTAAATGTTTCATATAActtctttcattttcaatatttttaagagCTATTAAGTTGCCATGACAACTCTGATATGTTTTAAAAGCCACGTTGACATCGAAATTCACTTTAAATAACGCAGCTTCATTCAAGCCGTAAGAAATcattaaatgataattttcatTTACAGTTGTTTTTGTCCATCAACAGAGTATACCAGTGTTACATGCAAAATCAGGATAATATTATGTCAATGTGATATGGATTTTGACTCTTATTTCGACAAATTACAAATTACATTATAGCTGATAAAGTAACATACGGGACATTACAAAACTTCAGTACAAGAAACACTACCAACAAAACGATAAATAGGAAAAAGACGAGTAACTGAATCGCCCCCAAATCttgattttccaatttttagAAGGCCTTGTTATAAAGCATGACAGTACTAAAAAACTGACTACTTATGATATCCTCAGATATTGAttcacttttttgtttatttcgatAATAAGGTTTTGGTGACATGGTAACTTGCTTTCAGTGCGGACTTGTTTACAAAAACTGGAGCAGCGATGCCGATCCCATAATTATCCACTCAACTCGTCAATCAGACTGTGATTTCATATCAGACCTAAAAGAGAAAGGAATATTATCTTGTGAAAATATCATTACAAACACAGACACTGTAAGTGTATCTAATGGAAAAAGTTAATACTTATTACAAGTGACTGAgagtatttgataaatataaatgttcgtgtatgtttggtttgttttgttcacacatcgttatCAATACAATACAGTTTAATTCGACTGTCATTCAACTTAGAGATTTCGCTAGCTAAAAACAAACAGGtttaattgacaattttcaacattagaaaatgtcgggactaagtcaggaatatgaaagatgttatccattcgtttgatgtgtttgagcttttgttttgacatttgattactTGTAAGTACTttgcgttttgaattttcctcggagttcggtatttttgcttattttactttttgattgtgtcgaaataataaaatttgacaaatttcgTAAAGCCGTTTACGCACGATTGAGGAATTTTATCATTAGCAGGTAAACATGCAGCTCAGGTATTTCTTTAAATACTGGTTAAACTAGTTTACGTCGGtttctattataattttgtgGCATACTTGTAAGCCCAGTtacatttgataattattatgaTTCTGGAGCTGTTGTATCAAAACCATATTTTTTCCACTGCTTTTAGTTTTTCTCCattaaacacaattttattcGAATTATCTATATTTTGTGCTGACAATTGATGAATGCAAATAATTTCTTGCCTTCGCTaacatcaatattatttttaaggataaaattatacttttttgaaatatgatgaaactaataacattaacggtatcaatttttctgcaccagatccgcatttcgacaatacatgtctcttcagtgatgctcgtggccaaaatatttgaaatccaaagtttatataaaagctgaagagctataattcaaaaggtctATAAAGTATATCCAAAATCATGAAAGgtatcagagctttgcatgagggagatacattccttaatttataataatttcttacattttgaaacagcaaattttgattacacaaaaaatccgtattttcatgccagctACTGGGCTCGTGATACCCTCGGGGCCTAACAGTCTACCAgaagaggcatcgacccagtggtagtaataacataaacggtaccaattgttctgcaccagatgcgcatttcgacaatacatgtctcttccgtgatgctcgtggccaaaatatttgaaatccaaagtttatataaatgtggctttttttatttaccaaaataaGGTTACATTAACGAGATTATCAACTTTAGATATTACTATTTAGTTAATTCGCTTAATTCGAGGTCAAAACAGACTTTAACaagaatcaaatttaaaaatctagtttaaaaaaactgCAATTATAAATCAAGCGCGTTAACAAGGTTAACATGGTAAACGACTATCATCTCAcgtcaatgtcaatttcattaaaatgacAGAACCGTAAAATGGTAAACAATGTAATGTTTTACTATCAACTTTGTTGtaatttaaaactaataaaatgcAATGCACTTGTTCTAAAGCTTGCACaaaatgaacacaaaaaaacccaatatggacttacatacatttttacttGAATATAATCAGGAGTGCCTGAATAACATTAATGTTCTTGACAACAAACAATGACTATTCAGTTAAAATCTGATTTCTATTACAGGGATAGCAGCAGCCAAATTACACAATCGTTAATTCAAGACAGGATTAGACATTATGTGTCtacttttgataaaattcacCACATTGTCTTACGGATGCATTCGTCTAGAtactatttaaaagaaaagactCTATATTATATCATAAGATTTAAAAAGCAAACATGCACCAACATCTTGCGTTTTAATTTTACCAAAATGACGGGTTTGTTTTCACTTATTTCAATTTGACTTTTATCATTGTACGAATATAAAGATGAATGTTACAGATATATCCTCTTAACAAATTTTTGACATGAGGAGCATAGAATATATTGATAgatttttaacagaaaatgtattgattttatcCTAATTTGTACTTCAACCCTGCTTCCTCATAAGCTTAATTTCGGACGGAGTCCGAATTTAAGTATGCTTTATCACATTGGAACATTCCATATGAACACATGGTAATCATATGGACAActttattttctaataaaacatgaaaagttaTTGTTCTTACTCCCAATCACAGCGTGTACGTAGACTTAGGACCACACTTCAAAAtccattgtttttgtttttgtttcatgcTTTGCCATACGCGTGTTAACAGTCGAATCAACGGTTGACAGGTATATTGTGTGTGTATCATTTTTGataaactgaaaaaatgttttgttgtcaCTCACTCTATAATCTTCAAAACATAGCACTCTAAATGACGATCCAATGCTGTGTTATGCATTTGATGATAATATTTATCTTTGCAATTGACAATCCCGATTTGATTGAAATCTCTATCACTATAGCGAAAGGTTTTTATATTGATCCATGTATTTTTTACAGTACAAATTTGAATTTAGGGAAATCCAGAATTATCCtattacaaattcaaattcaaattactAATAAATTCATACTTAGAATAAACAGAATctgatattactttttaaacGATTCAATGCATTGATTTTTTATCacgtcagattttttttaattttaaagtatgTAATAGTACGATTGTATGTTAGTGTTTGAGTCTATTCGACGGGCATCAATTTGTAAActaatgccattttttttaatttttttttaaatatgtaagaAAAAGACTATTCAGTGaatatgttaatataaatttttgttatcGAATTGATATATCACTGCTAATAAATACGAGTTTTGTATTCAACGGAAAAGCCTAAAAgtgttttttaattgtaattatttttagttGAGACTATGTTGATTTACGaatcaataaaataatcttaCATTAAATAAGTTGATTGCCAGTTTAAGTCTATATcaccaactttttttttattaattgggAGTTTTAAGACACACTATATTTTTCTTGGAGCAGTACAGTAAAATTGATCCGTGTTTTAcgatttaccggatttgtaataacaagCGCAACACGACGGGCGCCACGTGTCGAGCGGGATATGATTACCATTCGTGTtgctgttgtacccctatttgtgacatttttacctattatgtctgtttattttgttcaaacttcgttgtcaatataatggaatttgacgCGTCgatcataaaagtgagaggtttaactagctttaaaaccaggtttaatccaccattttctacattagaaaatatcTGATCAAGTTAGGAACATGACAGTTGATGTCCAtttctttgatgtttttttttaatctttggattttgctatttgattccgttttgagttttctTCGTAGTTCAGTACTGTTGTGATTTAAATCTTtacaaagatttttatttttatcaagaaaCAGTTATTTGGAGTCTCTAAAATtgctttcttattttattataccAATTCAGAAAACAATAACACCTGTTCTTTGGTGATTAAATTAGATCCTTTCAATGCAATGCTAATTTGTGTTCTGTATTAGAAATCCATTGATCTataatatctataataataacaCGGTATGTGACTTCTGGAACTAATGGCAGGGAACATACATAGATCAAAATATGTCTTGATTGTGCTTTGTTTGAAAACTGTTATATGTGATGCTGATCTATATTATCTGTcgcaaatttaagaaaaatgttgTGTGCTACTTATATCACATACACTgttcgataaaaaaaatgtcacttaacaatgagaaaatgctGAATAATCATATGGCTTGTATATATTCCTTATGGAATTTCAACCAATAGATGAATAAATGGATCTCTCGTCATTGTATCGGATATCCAAATTACTTAAGATTTATTAAAACAACGTTATATTGCTTGGTCAGCCAGGTGCTCCATCAAACCTTAATAATCAACATCAACAGTATCAATATTCAATGCCAGGCTTCAAATTTATCATGGAACATCATACTTTAAAGGTAAAAGTATCCTGTCTCAAGGAGGGATACATTgtgctattaaaaaaaatcctcattatggttaaaaaataatattctctATATCTAAGATTTCTTGCTTTTTTTATTGACAGTATATTTGTTACGTTttgaaaactatattttttaacaacCAATCGACATCCCTATGGGAACTCTTCTTCTCggtttattaatatattaacACAAAACATACAGGAGCTTCTTTACAAAGTTAACTTTaggacaaaagagatgatttcagctttcaaaGTGTCATTTTAATTTCCGTTTTTATGAAATAACATTACAGCAGCGTACTTAAATTGATTAAGATATTTACCAGTTGATACGACATTCAAgagcttgcatttcctatcactatttccttgatagagtgcttattaaaaaacttttaaccaagGTGTCCATGCTTTGAAGTTGTAATCATTCCTTTGAAGATAATTtagagttggttgaccgttatgcaCTTTCTTTTGTAACATACTACGACGGGTATTTTTGTCAAAGTCGTAGCCACAATATAGCCCTCATTTTCCCGCATGTTACCTCAAGCATTTCACTGATCACCAAGTTTGAATTCACATAACAATACGACAGTTCATCACAGATCACCCCTGGTCTTGGCAatgtttgtgttgcttagtttttattgttctgtatattgttttgtatactgttgtttcaAGTGTTTTGTCATGACATTGTTATTTCGTATAAAACTTTGGTATTAACTTTAACGGTACCAATGTTCCTGCACCAAATTCGCaatttgacaatacatgtctcttcagtgatgctcgtggcccaaatatttgaaatccaaagcttatataaaagatgaagagctataatccaaaaggtgcaaaaagtatagcaaaatccttgaaaggaatcagagctttgcatgagaaagatacattccttaatttataataatttctaacattttgtaagagcaaatttaaataacacaaaaagtcAGTATTTTCacgccagtaccgaagtactggctactggctGGTGGTACCCTCAGGcactaacagtccaccagcagag includes these proteins:
- the LOC134687240 gene encoding baculoviral IAP repeat-containing protein 2-like, with the translated sequence MFYEELKDLREKYEALSLRSGDGGQSTNQNIVPGYQQLQKQRSEILPSGQSQTFTSQVSDNDEQQGLVVRSDLGSNLSNTEEDLYEIAKRVHEQQKRRYLFTDLSDSNNNECFERKHKRQNSAQYRTYSNEEVRCKSYQGWKSECNRPTMHFAKSGFFYRGFGDMVTCFQCGLVYKNWSSDADPIIIHSTRQSDCDFISDLKEKGILSCENIITNTDTG